The Planococcus versutus genome contains a region encoding:
- a CDS encoding ABC transporter ATP-binding protein, with protein sequence MDLVIKELHKSFNDKHVLKGINLTINSGQIFGYLGRNGTGKTTSMRILMDVFEGDSGSILMDGKEFKPTDHRIGYLPEERGMYSKFKVKDQLVYFAELRGASKKEAQHSMEKWAEEFGIAIYLDQKLETLSKGNQQKVQIAQAFICEPDILILDEPFSGLDPVNSKMFQDSLLNYIREDRIIIFSSHQMGYIESFCDDIAIINGGKIVLSGDLNDIRKEMGEGKLRLRVADPQHLDFLTAYDYTMEKEDIILTLHPNETKRSFVEGVFSQGIELTMFMEYLPSLQEIFIEKTGDQNEKT encoded by the coding sequence ATGGATTTGGTCATAAAAGAGTTACACAAATCATTTAACGACAAACATGTATTAAAAGGGATTAACTTAACGATTAACTCAGGACAAATTTTTGGATACTTAGGAAGAAATGGTACTGGGAAAACAACTTCTATGCGAATTTTGATGGACGTGTTTGAAGGAGATAGTGGATCAATACTGATGGATGGCAAAGAATTTAAACCGACCGATCATAGAATCGGGTATTTGCCTGAAGAACGTGGAATGTATTCGAAATTTAAAGTAAAAGACCAATTGGTTTATTTCGCAGAACTGCGGGGTGCTAGCAAAAAAGAGGCTCAGCATTCGATGGAAAAGTGGGCTGAAGAATTCGGTATTGCGATTTATTTAGACCAAAAGCTTGAGACATTGTCCAAAGGCAATCAGCAAAAAGTTCAAATTGCACAAGCCTTTATTTGTGAACCGGATATTTTAATTTTGGATGAACCGTTTTCGGGTTTAGACCCGGTCAACTCAAAAATGTTTCAAGATTCTTTATTAAATTACATTCGAGAAGATCGAATCATTATCTTTTCTTCCCATCAAATGGGGTATATCGAGTCGTTTTGCGATGACATTGCTATTATCAATGGCGGTAAAATTGTGTTGAGTGGCGATTTAAATGACATTAGAAAAGAAATGGGCGAAGGAAAGCTTCGGTTGAGAGTCGCGGATCCGCAACATCTAGACTTTTTAACAGCGTATGATTACACAATGGAAAAAGAAGATATTATTTTAACGCTCCATCCAAATGAAACAAAACGGTCATTTGTCGAAGGGGTATTCAGCCAAGGAATAGAGCTGACGATGTTTATGGAGTATTTACCGAGTCTTCAAGAAATCTTCATTGAGAAAACAGGTGATCAAAATGAAAAAACTTAA
- a CDS encoding tryptophan-rich sensory protein, which translates to MEEKTRKKTKLYAVLNLVFYFLTLGINYLGSSGFFNGMSQKDLSDKYMTLISPAPFTFSIWGIIYTLLLVTLVYFFIKRKDQHVGKLIRLTSPLFIASALFNMAWIVTFSYELLGISTILIFGLLFSLIFIVKRITINRSQFPSTLAGISFTLYASWVFIATIVNISLFLVQLQWEGFGISDSIWTIAILFVAIGFVLFYGALYKNAAFPLPIAWAFFGIYSAYNSGVLTPSMSTTIQAVLIGGIVILLVVSIWTLVKNGKALFPKPTS; encoded by the coding sequence ATGGAAGAAAAGACACGCAAGAAAACAAAGCTCTACGCCGTTTTGAATTTGGTTTTTTATTTTTTAACTTTAGGAATAAATTACTTAGGATCGTCCGGGTTTTTTAATGGGATGAGTCAAAAAGATTTATCTGATAAATACATGACGCTTATTTCACCTGCACCGTTTACGTTTTCAATTTGGGGAATTATTTATACCTTGCTGCTGGTAACATTGGTTTATTTCTTTATTAAGCGAAAAGATCAACACGTAGGCAAATTAATTCGATTGACATCGCCACTCTTTATCGCAAGTGCGTTATTTAATATGGCATGGATCGTTACGTTTTCTTACGAATTGTTAGGCATTTCAACGATCTTGATTTTTGGACTGTTATTCTCATTGATTTTTATCGTAAAAAGGATCACAATCAATCGCTCTCAATTTCCAAGTACACTTGCAGGAATTAGTTTTACACTTTACGCTTCATGGGTTTTCATCGCGACCATTGTGAACATTTCGTTATTTTTAGTGCAACTACAGTGGGAGGGCTTTGGCATTTCTGATTCGATTTGGACAATCGCTATTTTGTTTGTTGCTATTGGCTTTGTTCTCTTCTACGGAGCGTTGTACAAAAATGCAGCATTTCCACTTCCGATTGCCTGGGCTTTCTTCGGCATCTATAGCGCTTATAATAGTGGAGTCCTAACACCGTCCATGTCGACGACCATTCAAGCTGTTCTGATAGGTGGAATTGTGATCTTGCTAGTTGTGAGCATCTGGACATTAGTTAAAAACGGGAAAGCCCTTTTTCCAAAACCAACTAGCTAA
- a CDS encoding ABC transporter permease, translating into MKKLKTVFNFELRGMIQKKSLLVTTAIMCVIVLLITTIPTFMIWFEGDETQEDADEAAEEFTLVYESGELKESLSPVLGEETYSTEEELKKAVQREDVASGFVVEDYDRYTYISYDSKTFSTEQMAFESQLKQLNENRLFDEKGLDSQQVREILNQPIEQETVYLGKDAGSGTAIAFAVMITMYLLILLYGANVATSVAREKDSRTMELLITSSNPRTLILGKVGAVGLTGILQVASLIVFGVIGFMLNKENYPEVLLDMVQGSMTIDVLLIYILFSVLGYILYLFIYAALGSLVSKVEDVNSAVTPITFLFVLAYLAATFAMNVPDNTVVKVTSFIPFISLFTMPIRYMLTSVPMISLLISSAIMVLTVVLFAALSIHIYKFGSLNYGNRLKFKDVIRSFKK; encoded by the coding sequence ATGAAAAAACTTAAAACTGTTTTTAACTTCGAATTGCGTGGAATGATCCAAAAGAAAAGCCTACTCGTGACAACAGCCATCATGTGCGTAATCGTTTTGCTCATCACGACGATTCCCACTTTTATGATTTGGTTTGAAGGTGACGAAACACAAGAAGATGCCGATGAAGCGGCTGAGGAATTTACGTTAGTATACGAAAGTGGGGAGCTCAAAGAATCCCTCAGTCCCGTGTTAGGTGAAGAAACCTATTCGACGGAAGAGGAACTAAAAAAAGCAGTTCAAAGAGAAGATGTAGCTTCTGGATTTGTCGTTGAAGATTACGACCGCTATACCTATATCTCCTACGACAGCAAAACGTTTTCAACTGAACAAATGGCTTTTGAGTCACAATTAAAACAACTGAATGAAAATCGATTATTTGATGAAAAAGGATTGGATAGTCAACAAGTACGCGAAATTTTAAATCAACCCATCGAACAAGAAACCGTCTATCTAGGTAAAGACGCTGGATCAGGAACAGCGATTGCGTTTGCTGTCATGATTACGATGTATTTGCTCATTCTTTTGTACGGAGCAAACGTGGCAACATCCGTAGCAAGAGAAAAAGACTCACGTACGATGGAACTGCTCATCACATCGAGCAACCCACGAACATTGATACTTGGAAAAGTAGGAGCAGTGGGACTGACTGGTATTTTACAAGTCGCATCTCTCATTGTATTTGGTGTCATTGGATTTATGCTCAATAAAGAGAATTACCCTGAAGTCCTTCTGGACATGGTTCAAGGATCCATGACAATAGATGTGCTACTGATCTACATTTTGTTTTCAGTGTTAGGGTACATCTTGTACTTGTTTATCTATGCTGCTTTAGGAAGTTTGGTTTCAAAAGTGGAAGATGTAAACTCTGCCGTTACGCCGATTACGTTCTTGTTTGTCTTGGCTTATCTCGCTGCAACGTTCGCAATGAACGTACCGGATAACACCGTCGTGAAAGTCACGTCGTTTATTCCATTTATCTCGTTATTTACGATGCCGATTCGTTACATGCTGACAAGTGTACCGATGATATCTCTGTTAATTTCCAGTGCAATCATGGTGTTAACAGTCGTATTATTTGCTGCGTTGTCCATTCACATTTACAAGTTTGGTTCATTAAACTACGGGAACCGCCTCAAATTTAAAGACGTCATCCGGTCGTTTAAAAAATAA